The Flavobacterium sp. 1 genome contains the following window.
TGTTTTAAAAGTACAGACACGTACAGGTTTTGTTGCTGAATCGTTATTGGATGGAAAAAAAGTAACGGTAAGTTTGAAAAGCAATGTAAGTCTATTGTCTGAAATTTCGATTTATACGTATGAAGGCGAAAAACCTTTGACTGAAATTATGCAGAATATTGCCAAAAAAGAAAATAAAGGGCAAACTATTTCACACAAAGAAGATAATGCAGTGCTGTTGGATTACTTTAGAGAAGTATTGCCTGAATATGATGAAGAAAGAGTGTACGCATCTGATGTGAAAAAGATAGTAAATTGGTATAACACGCTTCAAGCAAAAGGAATGTTAGCAGATGAAGTTCCAGCTGTTGCTGAAGAAGAA
Protein-coding sequences here:
- a CDS encoding DUF5606 domain-containing protein gives rise to the protein MSLEKILSISGKPGLYVLKVQTRTGFVAESLLDGKKVTVSLKSNVSLLSEISIYTYEGEKPLTEIMQNIAKKENKGQTISHKEDNAVLLDYFREVLPEYDEERVYASDVKKIVNWYNTLQAKGMLADEVPAVAEEEAAPAKEAVVAEKVKAPAKKAKATKE